Sequence from the Flavobacterium sp. J372 genome:
CATATTAATGACGCCTTAATTGGAGAAACCGCTGTGAAAAATAACCTGATGTTAATTACAAATGACATAAAGCTTAAGAAGAAAATATTAGAATTAGGAGGAAAATGTATGTCTGTTCAAGAATTCAAAAATTTATAACTTCCCAATCTTTTCTTAAATGCAATTAAATTGCAATAGTGTAAATTAGTTTCATTACATTTGCACTACATGAAAAGAAAGTTCGCCATATTCAACCTGGCTTTAATGGTGCTGGTGCTGCTCGCAACGGCCTACCAGTCTTTTCATGCGTTTAGTCACGAGCATATCGGGCACCTCCACGAACACCACGAGAAAAAAGCAAAGCACTTCAGCGGGCATGATAGCCATGACGATGAGGACTGCAGCGTATGTGATTTCCACTTTGACTTTTTTACCGCGCCGCCGCAATTCTGCCTCAGGCTCGATTTCCCTTTTAAGGCTATACCTTACACCTTCAATGTTGTTGAGGGTGAAGCCAACTTCTGCGGAAGTCTTTTTGATTTAAGGGGGCCGCCTTCACAGGTATAATATCCGTCACAACAGTCATGCTGAGCTTGTCGAAGCACCGTACTGTTGCGCTTCGACAGGCTCAGCGTGACTGACTCGTCGCTGCAAACACGTATATTCATACTAATTCATCATCATGAACTTTTACCGATTTCTCCTGCTGTTGGTTTTGGCGGGGGGCTGGTGTTCACAGGCGCAGCATACATTGCGCGGCAGTGTAACATCAGCACAACATACACCGCTTGACGGGGCGCACATTCATATAGAAAGTCTGCATGCCGTAGCTTCGCCTGACGGCAGCTATGAACTGCATGGCATCAGCACGGGCAATCACCGCGTTATTGTTTCCTATCTTGGCTATAAGAGCCTTGACACTATAATTGATTTTGACAGCGACAGGATTCTTAATGCCTTTTTGCAGCCCGAAAGCCTGAAGCTTGAGGAAGTGCAGGTGGCTGTTCGCAACCCCGAAAAAGAAACCCGGCATGACCAACGCATTAAACAGGAAGTGCTGGAACGCTATAGCAATGCTACCGTGGGCGATGCCCTGCGCGAAGTGGCGGGAACCTACACATTGCGCACAGGCAGCAGTATTGTAAAGCCTGTCATAAATGGTATGCACAGCAGCAGGGTTCCTGTTTTTAACGGCGGAGTACGATTAGAAGACCAGCAATGGGGCGTGGAGCATGCCCCTAACCTCGACATTAATTCAGCACAACGGTTATCAGTTATCAAAGGGGCTGCAGCGTTGCAATACAGCGGTGACGCGGTTGGCGGGGTGGTGCTGGCCGAGCCGTTCAGGGTATTGCAGGACACGCTATTCGGGCGGACGATACTTACGGGCGACAGCAACGGGCGCGGCGGGAGCATAACGTCATCTATTCACAAAGGCGCAGTGAAAGGCTGGGCATGGAATGCTGCAGGCACGTTTAAATATATGGGCGACAGGCAGGGGCCTGATTATGTGTTGAGCAACACCGGCAACCGCGAGGCTAACTTTGCAGGAGATGTTGCTTACCGCCGTGAAAGTAATGAATTTACTTTTGGCTATAGCCTTTATAATACAACAATAGGCATAGCTAAAGCAACCCATATAGGAAGCACCGGAGATTTGGTTCGGGCCATCAACAGCCGTGAGCCATCAGTTATTGAGCCGTTTACATATAACATTGGCGCACCACGCCAGGAAGTGATGCATCACACAGTAAAAGCAGGTTATACCCGTAAAAGCGATGATACTGAAACCGCGCTGGAATATGCCTTGCAGCTGAATGACCGTAAGGAATATGACCTGCGCCGCGGCCAGTATGAAAACAAACCGGCGCTTGATTTGACCCTGGCTACTCACAGCCTTACAGGGCATTGGAAAAAAGAATTGGAAACAGGCTCTGTGATGTTGGGCGCAAACGGGATGATGCAGCGTAACGAGGCAAGTCCTGATACAGGCATACGTCCGCTCATACCCAACTACAGCCGGTATGATGCCGGCGCATTTGGCATGTACACGCACAAGTTTAGTGAAACGCTTCTGGCAGAAGCAGGGCTACGATATGACTTCAGCCATGTAAATGCTACCAAGTTTTACCAAAAGAGCCGGTGGGATGCACTTGGGTATAACGACGGAAGTTTAGACCATATCATAACCGGCGATTTTGGGACGCAGTGGCGCACAAATCCCACCTATGACTATCACAACCTTTCGGCGAGCCTGGGCATCCGCAAAACGCTTGAAAGTGGCTTACAGCTTTTGGCAAATGCAGGTTTGGCCGTGCGTAACCCTAACCCTTCAGAACTTTTTAGCGACGGACTGCACCACAGCACGGGTACGATAGAGCTGGGAGACCTCCGCATCGGTAAAGAAAAGGCGGTGAAGCTGTCGGCAACGGTTTTAGATAATGAAGGCGATTTTACGTTCAGCGCTATGCCATACATCAATATCATCAATAACTATATCTATTTACAGCCGACGGGTGCAGAATATACTATACGAGGTTCGTTTCCGGTTTACTCTTATCGGCAGACAGATGCATTGCTTTCGGGGCTCGACGTACAGGCAGGATGGCAGGTAACGGATGCTTTCAAATATACTTTCACAGGGGCGTACATTTATGGCCAGGACACAAGGAACGACTTTCCAGTAGTCGACATGCCGCCGCTCAACATAACAAACGCCATCCGCTACACTTCATCTTGGAAAAACTTGTATGCCGAGTTACGAAGTGAAGCCGTGTTCCGCCAAAGCCGTTATCAGGATAATAACTTTTTTACTGATGTGGCCGTAGGTGATGAGCTTGTCCCGATACTTACGGATGTGAGCACTCCCCCGCCCGGCTATCACCTGCTGCATTTTACATCAGGATTACAGTTCAGGATAGCAGGCGTGCAGAGCGCTTTGTCACTGTCAGTACATAATATTTTCAATACATCGTACAGAGATTATCTCAACCGCCAGCGGCTTTACCTTGACGAAGCCGGGCGCAATTTTCAATTACAATTAAAACTGAATTATTAAACACTAATTTTTATACTATGAAGCATTTTAAAATTTTCGCAATCGCACTTACAGCACTATTCGCAGCATCATGCAGTGATGACGATGCAACAACGGCAGTACCTGTAAACGAAGAAGAAGTGATAACAACCGTAACGGCCACATTTGTACCGCAGGGCGGCGGCGATACAGTAACGCTTACCTATCGTGACCTTGACGGAGACGGGCCAAACCTTCCTGTACCTACGATTTCCGGGCCGTTTATCTCGGGTAAAACATATGCAGGTTCAGTTACGTTTCTGAATGAACTGGTGAATCCGGCAGAGAACATCACTGAAGAGATTGAGGAAGAAGGCGATGAGCACCAGATTTTCTTTGTACAGACAGGAGGTAATTTAGGCACATTCACGTATACTGATACTGATGTAAATGGTAAGCCTGTTGGACTTAATGTTAACTTCAACACATCAAACACTGCCGCAACGGGACAACTGCGCATTGTTCTGGTTCACGAGCCTAATAAAAATGCAGAAGGTGTGGCACAGGGCATAATCACAAACGCGGGCGGGGCTACAGATGCAGAAGCGGTATTTAATATACAGGTGGTACAGCCGTAGCAGCTTGGCAGTCGCAGTTTTCAGTCGCAGTTACAGTATACCGTTACCGAAAACTGCGACTGCGACTGTTGACTGTAACCACTATTAATTTTTTGTTAAATCTGCAATGATTATTTGTTTACATTAGTGTTGATTTTAAGTGTGTTACCAACCTTTAAAACTAATGCTTATGAATTCACAGTTTACAAAAATCGTACGGATACTGCTCGGCATCATCCTTATTCTCTTTGGCGCAAACAAGCTTTATGCTTTCATTCCGCTACCCGAGCCTTCGCCTGAAGCGGCAGAATTTATATCGTCACTTGCGGCTACGGGCTATGTGCTTACCATCATTGCCATCTTCGAAATTTTCATCGGGTTGCTGCTGCTTTTCAAAAAATGGGTGCCTTTTGCATTGGTGCTGCTGGTTCCGTTGTCATTGAATATTTTATTGTTTCACCTTTTTTTAGATGTACCTTCGGTTGGTACGGCAATACTGGTAGCAGCGCTCAACGGCATACTGCTTTACAAACACCGCCAGAAATACAAGCCCCTTTTCGCCTGATGTTATATTGATTGCCTATATTTGCTTATAACCTATCCATCAATGAAAAAACTAATATTAACCATGGCTGCCGTAAGCAGCCTGACCGCTACTGCCCAAACCACTATGGACGCTACGCCAAAGCGCAAATACCCTACAACCAAAAAAGACAATACTAAAGATGTTTACTTCGGGACAGAAATTGCCGACCCTTACCGATGGCTGGAAGATGACCGCTCCGCACAAACTGCTGCATGGGTAGCCGAACAAAATGAGGTAACATTTGAGTATCTTGATAAAATACCTTTCCGTGATGCGATACGCGAGCGTATGAAGCAGCTTTGGAATTACGAGCGGGTGTCGGCACCGTCTGTTGAAGGTGAATATACCTACTATTACAAGAATGACGGCCTTCAGGACCAAAGCGTGATGTACAGACGCGACAGAGCAGGAAAAGAGGAGGTTTTTCTCGATCCCAACACTTTTTCTAAAGACGGGACAACATCGCTGGGTGGTGTAAACTTTACAACAAAGGGCGATCTTGCAGCCTATTCTATTTCCGAAGGCGGTAGTGACTGGCGTACCGTTCTTGTAATAGATGCCAAAACAAAGAAACAGATTGGCACACCGCTTACCAATGTAAAGTTCAGCGGGATGGCATGGAAAGGCAATGACGGCTTTTATTACTCCAGCTATGACAAACCAAAGGGAAGTGAACTATCTGCAAAGACAGATCAGCATAAACTGTACTACCATAAGCTGGGTACGCCTCAAAGCCAGGACAAAGTAATATTTGGCGATAAAGTAAAGCGCCGTTATGTAGGCGGCTATGTAACTGAAGACAACCGCTATCTTGTGATTTCGGCTGCCAACAGCACATCAGGCAATGAATTGTACATACAAGACCTCAGCAAGCCTAACAGCCCGATTATAAAGGTTACCGATAATTTTGACAGCGACAGCAGCGTGATTGACAATGTTGGCACTAAACTATATATACATACTAATTACAAAGCACCAAATGGCAGAATAGTTACTGTTGATGCTGCAACACCGCAGCAGAAGAACTGGAAAGACCTGATACCGGAAACAGAGAACGTACTGACACCTTCAACAGGCGGGGGCTATATTTTTGCTGAATACATGAAAGACGCTTTATCGGTTATCAGCCAGTATGATTACAACGGTAAATTTGTCAGGGATATCACCCTTCCCGGACCGGGTTATGCAGGCGGCTTTGGCGGTAAAAAGACAGACAAAACCCTTTACTATGCTTTTACTAACTATATCACTCCGGGGACAATATTTTCTTTTGACCCGATGACAGGAGAAAGTGAGGTATATGCCAGGCCAAAAGTAGATTTTAATCCTGATGATTACGTGTCTAAACAAGTGTTTTACACATCAAAAGACGGTACAACAATACCTATGATGATCACTCACAGGAAAGACCTTAAGGTTACCCGCAAGACACCTACAATACTGTATGGCTATGGCGGCTTTAACGTAAGCCTTACACCATCATTCAGCATTGCCAACGCAGTATGGATGGAAAACGGCGGTATTTATGCTGTACCTAACATTCGCGGTGGCGGAGAATATGGTAAGAAGTGGCATGATGCAGGCACAAAAATGCAGAAGCAGAGTGTGTTTGATGATTTTATTGCTGCGGCAGATTACCTAATTACCAATGGCTACACATCACCCGACTACCTTGCTGTTTTCGGCGGGAGCAACGGCGGGCTGCTTGTAGGGGCCACCATGACGCAGCGGCCAGACCTTATGAAGGTAGCCATCCCGGCAGTAGGCGTGCTGGACATGTTGCGCTATCATACTTTTACCGCAGGCGCGGGCTGGGCATATGATTATGGCACGGCTGCCGACAGTAAAGAAATGTTTGAGTACCTTAAAGGCTACTCACCCCTTCACAATATAAAGAAAGGCACACAATACCCTGCCACGCTTATAACTACCGGTGACCATGACGACCGCGTGGTACCGGCACACAGCTTCAAATTTGCCGCTACACTACAGGAAGCACAGGCAGGCCAAAATCCTGTACTGATACGTATTGGTGTAAAGGCCGGGCATGGTGCAGGAAAATCAGTAACGCAGGTTATCGATGAGTATAGCGATGTACAGGCATTTACGCTTTATAACATGGGTGTTAAACCTGATATGAAGAAATAGTTTATTAATTGAACACCTGGCTGGCTAAGCAGGGTGCAATAAATAATAAAACCGCCTCAAGTAAGGCGGTTTTATTATTTATTTAGATTTCTCCACTCCGCTGCACTTCGGTCGAAATGGAACCTAATCCCGATTCGCTATGCTTAAATCTAATTCTTAACAACCTTCTTTGTCACGCTACTGCCATTTACATCTTCAATCTTCGCGAAATAAATGCCCTGGCTAAGCGCCGAAATATCGATGCTGTTTTGTAAGACATTGCTAAGCACACGCTGCCCTGCCTGGTTGTATATCTCAATTCTAGCAATGCCTGTATTGGCTTTTATGTTGAGGATGTTTTTAGACGGCACAGGATAAACCGTGACCGTTTCGGCGGTGAACTGCGGCAGTCCGGCGGCGGCGTCAACAACTGTTGTGGTAACAATGTTGGTGTCAATAGCCGGGTTAAAGTCAAAGAAAATATGTGCCTGCTCTGTAAAAGTATCACCCAACTGAACATTAGCTTTTGGCTTTATCTTGTAAGCAATATACCCGTGTGATGCAGGCTCATTTACAGTAACAGCCGGTAAATAAATGGCATCAAACGTAAATGTGGCCTCGGCAC
This genomic interval carries:
- a CDS encoding TonB-dependent receptor, which codes for MNFYRFLLLLVLAGGWCSQAQHTLRGSVTSAQHTPLDGAHIHIESLHAVASPDGSYELHGISTGNHRVIVSYLGYKSLDTIIDFDSDRILNAFLQPESLKLEEVQVAVRNPEKETRHDQRIKQEVLERYSNATVGDALREVAGTYTLRTGSSIVKPVINGMHSSRVPVFNGGVRLEDQQWGVEHAPNLDINSAQRLSVIKGAAALQYSGDAVGGVVLAEPFRVLQDTLFGRTILTGDSNGRGGSITSSIHKGAVKGWAWNAAGTFKYMGDRQGPDYVLSNTGNREANFAGDVAYRRESNEFTFGYSLYNTTIGIAKATHIGSTGDLVRAINSREPSVIEPFTYNIGAPRQEVMHHTVKAGYTRKSDDTETALEYALQLNDRKEYDLRRGQYENKPALDLTLATHSLTGHWKKELETGSVMLGANGMMQRNEASPDTGIRPLIPNYSRYDAGAFGMYTHKFSETLLAEAGLRYDFSHVNATKFYQKSRWDALGYNDGSLDHIITGDFGTQWRTNPTYDYHNLSASLGIRKTLESGLQLLANAGLAVRNPNPSELFSDGLHHSTGTIELGDLRIGKEKAVKLSATVLDNEGDFTFSAMPYINIINNYIYLQPTGAEYTIRGSFPVYSYRQTDALLSGLDVQAGWQVTDAFKYTFTGAYIYGQDTRNDFPVVDMPPLNITNAIRYTSSWKNLYAELRSEAVFRQSRYQDNNFFTDVAVGDELVPILTDVSTPPPGYHLLHFTSGLQFRIAGVQSALSLSVHNIFNTSYRDYLNRQRLYLDEAGRNFQLQLKLNY
- a CDS encoding type 1 periplasmic binding fold superfamily protein — translated: MKHFKIFAIALTALFAASCSDDDATTAVPVNEEEVITTVTATFVPQGGGDTVTLTYRDLDGDGPNLPVPTISGPFISGKTYAGSVTFLNELVNPAENITEEIEEEGDEHQIFFVQTGGNLGTFTYTDTDVNGKPVGLNVNFNTSNTAATGQLRIVLVHEPNKNAEGVAQGIITNAGGATDAEAVFNIQVVQP
- a CDS encoding DoxX family membrane protein, encoding MNSQFTKIVRILLGIILILFGANKLYAFIPLPEPSPEAAEFISSLAATGYVLTIIAIFEIFIGLLLLFKKWVPFALVLLVPLSLNILLFHLFLDVPSVGTAILVAALNGILLYKHRQKYKPLFA
- a CDS encoding prolyl oligopeptidase family protein; amino-acid sequence: MKKLILTMAAVSSLTATAQTTMDATPKRKYPTTKKDNTKDVYFGTEIADPYRWLEDDRSAQTAAWVAEQNEVTFEYLDKIPFRDAIRERMKQLWNYERVSAPSVEGEYTYYYKNDGLQDQSVMYRRDRAGKEEVFLDPNTFSKDGTTSLGGVNFTTKGDLAAYSISEGGSDWRTVLVIDAKTKKQIGTPLTNVKFSGMAWKGNDGFYYSSYDKPKGSELSAKTDQHKLYYHKLGTPQSQDKVIFGDKVKRRYVGGYVTEDNRYLVISAANSTSGNELYIQDLSKPNSPIIKVTDNFDSDSSVIDNVGTKLYIHTNYKAPNGRIVTVDAATPQQKNWKDLIPETENVLTPSTGGGYIFAEYMKDALSVISQYDYNGKFVRDITLPGPGYAGGFGGKKTDKTLYYAFTNYITPGTIFSFDPMTGESEVYARPKVDFNPDDYVSKQVFYTSKDGTTIPMMITHRKDLKVTRKTPTILYGYGGFNVSLTPSFSIANAVWMENGGIYAVPNIRGGGEYGKKWHDAGTKMQKQSVFDDFIAAADYLITNGYTSPDYLAVFGGSNGGLLVGATMTQRPDLMKVAIPAVGVLDMLRYHTFTAGAGWAYDYGTAADSKEMFEYLKGYSPLHNIKKGTQYPATLITTGDHDDRVVPAHSFKFAATLQEAQAGQNPVLIRIGVKAGHGAGKSVTQVIDEYSDVQAFTLYNMGVKPDMKK